The Phycisphaerae bacterium genomic interval CGATGGGTTTTTCGCGGCTCTGAACGCACTCGAGGAAGTTCTCGACGTGGGCGCTGTGTCCTTCCACGTCCTTCTTGTGATACTCGCCCATCTCCTTGACCGGATCGATCCTCGGCTCGGAACCGGGTCGATTCCAGTCCTCCAGATCGGGTTCGACTTCCCACCCCCCCCGGGTCATGTGAAGAAAGCCGTTAGTGCCGTGAAAGTCCATGCCGATGCCGCCCTTATGCCACGGCTTCCCGCTGGCTTTGCGGAGCGTGTAGGTATGCACGTGGCCTTTCGGGGCCAGCTTCGATGGTGGAAACTTGTAGATGGTCACCATCGTGTCGGGGGTGTCACGGTCGTCGGCCAGGATGTAATGTCCGCCCATCGAGCAGACCGACGTCGGATGCGGAGTGTCCAGCGTCCACATGATGATGTCCTGCAGATGGACGTTCCAATCACCTACCATTCCGCAGCCGTAGTCGAAATACCACCTCCAACTACTGTGGAAACGACGTTTGTTAAACTTGCGCTCCGGGGCCGGACCAAGCCAGAGGTTGTAGTCCACGGTGGGGGGCGGATCGGAATCCGGTTCGTTGCCAAGACCGTCGGGGGATTCATTTCCGTAAGTGTAGGTATTGGTCGCGCTGATCTCACCGAGTTCGCCGTTACGGACGAATTCCCGGGCGGCTTGAATATGCTCGTAGCTGCGCTGATGGGTGCCGACCTGGACGACGCGCTTGTACTTCTCCGCCGCGGCAACCATAGCCTTGCCCTCGCGGATGTTGTGACAGCAGGGCTTCTCGACGTAGATGTCCTTCTCCGCCTGGCATGCGAGCAGCATCGGGGCGGCATGCCAGTGATCGGGGGTCGCAATGATGACGATCTCGACCTCTTTCATGTCGAGAACCTTGCGGAAATCCTTGAAGCGTTGAGGCTTCTTCTGCCCGGCGGCGTCCTTCAGCTTTTCG includes:
- a CDS encoding Gfo/Idh/MocA family oxidoreductase, whose translation is MSNPLTRRQFLGNSGKTVAGVAAGLSVLGPRSMLSSAWAAGANKRLGIALIGCGGMGRHKLGNFLDTKQVDVLALCDVDTEQMDKAEAVITEKLKDAAGQKKPQRFKDFRKVLDMKEVEIVIIATPDHWHAAPMLLACQAEKDIYVEKPCCHNIREGKAMVAAAEKYKRVVQVGTHQRSYEHIQAAREFVRNGELGEISATNTYTYGNESPDGLGNEPDSDPPPTVDYNLWLGPAPERKFNKRRFHSSWRWYFDYGCGMVGDWNVHLQDIIMWTLDTPHPTSVCSMGGHYILADDRDTPDTMVTIYKFPPSKLAPKGHVHTYTLRKASGKPWHKGGIGMDFHGTNGFLHMTRGGWEVEPDLEDWNRPGSEPRIDPVKEMGEYHKKDVEGHSAHVENFLECVQSREKPIASIDQHYTSVVACHLANVSLRVGRQIFWNHEKELCFMDEKMTVEDKEANKFLGREYRKGFELPEV